In Streptomyces nojiriensis, one genomic interval encodes:
- a CDS encoding thioredoxin family protein, with the protein MTSRILRPVRAGRTARPRSAAPLGARLPLVAAAVFAAGLCAACGPSSGTAGSASPTTAGPSTQALAAAAPSASATTEASPSASASPSASATAQASSSPTPSRTQSGSAAPKPARTSAAPAPARVPGPGYDSSADAQKQIDAALAAAKADGRTVLLDFGANWCGNCKAADKVFAQPQTAAILGASYHLVKIDIGGNSSANSALLRKYSPSGGTYTMPVLVVVNSSGKVRTDTHATGNPSLTADGINAFLRKWAS; encoded by the coding sequence ATGACTTCTCGCATACTCCGACCCGTCCGTGCCGGCCGCACCGCGCGGCCGCGCTCCGCCGCGCCCCTGGGTGCCCGGCTGCCGCTCGTCGCCGCGGCCGTGTTCGCGGCGGGTCTGTGCGCCGCCTGCGGACCGTCCTCCGGGACCGCCGGTTCCGCCTCGCCCACCACGGCCGGACCGTCCACGCAGGCCCTCGCCGCCGCCGCGCCGTCGGCCTCCGCGACCACCGAGGCCTCCCCGAGCGCCTCCGCCTCGCCGTCGGCGTCCGCCACCGCACAGGCCTCCTCCTCGCCGACCCCCTCCCGGACCCAGAGCGGTTCGGCCGCCCCCAAGCCGGCCCGTACGTCCGCCGCGCCCGCCCCGGCCCGGGTCCCCGGGCCCGGCTACGACAGCTCGGCCGACGCGCAGAAGCAGATCGACGCCGCCCTGGCCGCCGCCAAGGCCGACGGGAGGACGGTGCTGCTCGACTTCGGCGCCAACTGGTGCGGCAACTGCAAGGCCGCCGACAAGGTGTTCGCCCAGCCGCAGACGGCGGCGATCCTCGGAGCCTCGTACCACCTGGTGAAGATCGACATCGGTGGCAACAGCTCCGCCAACTCCGCGCTCCTGCGCAAGTACAGCCCCTCGGGCGGCACCTACACGATGCCCGTGCTGGTCGTCGTCAACTCGTCCGGCAAGGTGCGCACCGACACCCACGCCACGGGCAACCCCTCCCTCACGGCGGACGGGATCAACGCCTTCCTGCGCAAGTGGGCCTCGTGA